The proteins below come from a single Desulfitobacterium metallireducens DSM 15288 genomic window:
- the spoIID gene encoding stage II sporulation protein D — protein MKKEGITILVLSLIIIFLIPWSIMRWQKEEIPLGDFNIRVKMPGGNVETLALEEYLVGVVAAEMPAEFDSEALKAQAVAARTYAAKQISRRSDSDQGYDVDTTVQTQAWLTDTQMKVKWGWWGYWRYHKPVLDSVESTKGQVLVANGQYIDAFYHSSSGRKPTERAEEVWSSSRLYLQNVESGETNQTRFVKTYTYTPNVLYQKLGISQTPQNFKASDFAIISQTTAGRAKEVRVLGKVFTAPQLRTLLGLASTDIEFTIQPEEIQLKTYGNGHAVGMSQYGANDLGKAGSTYSEILSHFYPGTQILALSKGNQNP, from the coding sequence TTGAAAAAAGAAGGGATAACCATCCTAGTGCTTTCATTGATTATTATCTTCTTAATTCCTTGGTCAATTATGCGCTGGCAAAAGGAGGAGATTCCTTTAGGAGACTTTAATATTCGAGTGAAAATGCCAGGTGGAAATGTTGAAACTCTTGCTTTAGAAGAATATTTGGTTGGAGTTGTTGCAGCAGAAATGCCGGCAGAGTTTGATAGTGAAGCATTGAAAGCTCAAGCTGTAGCGGCTCGAACCTATGCTGCCAAACAGATCAGCCGGAGATCAGATTCAGATCAAGGCTATGATGTGGATACGACAGTTCAGACTCAAGCCTGGCTTACGGATACTCAAATGAAAGTGAAGTGGGGATGGTGGGGTTATTGGCGTTATCATAAACCAGTTTTAGACTCAGTCGAAAGCACAAAGGGTCAAGTTCTTGTTGCTAATGGTCAATACATTGATGCCTTTTATCATAGTAGCAGTGGACGCAAACCAACTGAACGGGCGGAAGAAGTCTGGAGCTCCTCAAGGTTATATTTGCAGAATGTGGAATCTGGAGAAACGAATCAAACCCGTTTTGTTAAAACTTATACGTATACTCCGAACGTACTCTATCAAAAACTCGGAATTTCTCAAACGCCCCAAAACTTTAAAGCCTCAGACTTTGCAATTATAAGTCAAACCACAGCCGGGCGAGCAAAGGAAGTTCGTGTTTTAGGTAAAGTTTTTACAGCCCCGCAACTACGAACCCTCTTAGGACTAGCATCCACAGATATCGAATTTACGATTCAGCCTGAGGAAATTCAGCTTAAAACCTATGGAAACGGACATGCTGTGGGAATGTCCCAGTACGGAGCGAATGATTTAGGAAAGGCAGGAAGTACTTATTCAGAAATTCTTAGTCATTTTTATCCCGGAACACAAATACTCGCATTAAGCAAAGGGAATCAAAACCCCTGA
- a CDS encoding WecB/TagA/CpsF family glycosyltransferase — translation MRVEVLGIKIDDYSMQETVIHIQEAVEKKEQTWVVTANPELIFAAGADARLKQLINRAQLVTPDGVGVVWAANRLGHPVPERVTGIDLLESLFPIATEKKWRIFFLGSKPGVAELAARKVAEQYPGVVWQAQHGYFQLEEQPEITEKIREFKPDLLLVGLGAPRQEFWIASHLDLATVSIGVGGSFDALAGLNKRAPQWIRDIHLEWFYRLLKQPQRLRRQMVLPKFAWRVVKQGKDEGKSHTRRSR, via the coding sequence GTGCGAGTCGAAGTCCTTGGAATAAAAATCGACGATTACTCAATGCAGGAAACGGTAATACATATTCAGGAGGCCGTCGAGAAAAAGGAGCAGACCTGGGTTGTCACAGCGAATCCAGAACTTATTTTTGCGGCAGGGGCAGATGCCAGGCTAAAGCAATTGATTAATAGGGCGCAACTCGTGACTCCGGATGGAGTCGGGGTGGTATGGGCAGCGAATCGACTAGGTCATCCAGTGCCTGAGCGGGTAACAGGGATAGATTTGCTCGAATCTCTATTTCCAATTGCTACAGAAAAAAAATGGCGGATTTTCTTTCTAGGGAGTAAACCGGGGGTGGCGGAGCTTGCAGCCCGTAAAGTGGCTGAACAATATCCGGGTGTAGTATGGCAAGCGCAACATGGTTACTTTCAACTCGAAGAGCAACCGGAAATCACTGAGAAAATTCGCGAATTTAAACCCGACCTTTTGTTGGTTGGCTTGGGTGCACCACGTCAGGAATTCTGGATCGCATCCCATCTGGATTTAGCGACGGTCAGTATTGGTGTAGGCGGAAGCTTTGATGCTTTGGCTGGACTGAATAAGCGCGCTCCTCAATGGATCCGAGATATTCATCTAGAGTGGTTTTATCGACTACTGAAACAGCCGCAGCGGTTGAGAAGGCAAATGGTATTGCCTAAATTCGCCTGGCGAGTGGTTAAGCAAGGAAAGGACGAAGGAAAGTCGCATACGCGTCGATCGAGGTAA
- the atpD gene encoding F0F1 ATP synthase subunit beta: protein MNIGKIVQVMGAVVDVEFAPDQLPRIYNAVLIQDPEKKIDITLEVEQHLGNEIVRCVAMSSTDGLQRGMEVKDTGLPITVPVGPETLGRMFNVLGKPIDNGAEVHAATNNPIHRPAPSFVDQDPSTQMLETGIKVIDLLAPYARGGKIGLFGGAGVGKTVLIQELINNIAMQHGGLSVFAGVGERTREGNDLWNEMKESGVIDKMAMVFGQMNEPPGARLRVGLSGLTMAEYFRDIQHQDVLLFIDNIFRFTQAGSEVSALLGRMPSAVGYQPTLATEMGALQERITSTRDGSITSVQAIYVPADDLTDPAPATTFSHLDATTVLNRAISEKGIYPAVDPLDSTSRILSPLILGDEHYNVARDVQQILQKYKELQDIIAILGMDELSEDEKLIVGRARRIERFLSQPFHVAEIFTGSPGKYVPIKETIRGFKEIVEGKHDDLPEAAFHMVGTIEEAIEKAKVLGA, encoded by the coding sequence GTGAATATCGGTAAGATAGTACAAGTCATGGGGGCGGTAGTTGACGTTGAATTTGCTCCCGATCAACTGCCAAGAATCTACAATGCAGTACTGATACAGGACCCTGAGAAGAAAATCGATATCACCCTAGAGGTGGAGCAGCATTTAGGAAATGAAATCGTCCGTTGCGTAGCTATGTCCTCAACAGATGGTTTGCAGAGGGGTATGGAAGTCAAAGATACGGGTTTACCTATCACTGTTCCCGTGGGTCCAGAAACTCTGGGACGGATGTTCAATGTATTAGGTAAACCGATTGATAATGGCGCTGAAGTCCATGCAGCAACGAACAATCCAATCCATCGCCCAGCACCTTCCTTTGTGGATCAAGATCCTTCGACCCAAATGTTGGAAACGGGGATTAAGGTTATTGACTTGCTCGCTCCCTATGCCCGAGGCGGTAAAATTGGTCTTTTTGGCGGTGCTGGCGTAGGCAAAACAGTACTGATTCAGGAGCTCATTAATAATATCGCGATGCAACATGGCGGACTTTCTGTCTTTGCTGGCGTTGGCGAACGGACCCGTGAAGGAAATGACCTTTGGAATGAAATGAAAGAGTCCGGGGTTATCGATAAAATGGCCATGGTTTTCGGCCAGATGAATGAACCCCCGGGTGCACGTTTGCGGGTGGGTCTGTCAGGACTGACTATGGCTGAATATTTCCGTGACATTCAGCATCAAGACGTTCTGCTTTTCATTGATAACATTTTCCGGTTCACTCAAGCAGGATCTGAAGTGTCTGCTCTTCTAGGACGGATGCCTTCAGCGGTTGGCTATCAGCCGACATTGGCTACCGAAATGGGTGCTTTGCAAGAGCGGATTACATCGACTCGAGATGGATCAATCACTTCTGTTCAGGCTATCTATGTTCCAGCCGATGACTTGACTGACCCAGCCCCGGCTACGACTTTCTCGCACTTGGATGCGACGACGGTTCTTAATCGGGCGATTTCCGAGAAAGGGATCTATCCGGCAGTTGACCCTCTTGATTCAACATCACGGATTCTTTCTCCCTTAATTCTTGGAGATGAACATTATAATGTAGCGCGGGATGTCCAGCAAATCCTACAAAAATATAAAGAATTGCAAGATATTATTGCTATTCTTGGGATGGATGAGCTTTCTGAAGATGAAAAACTGATCGTGGGTCGTGCTCGTCGGATTGAGCGCTTCCTGTCTCAACCGTTCCATGTGGCCGAAATCTTCACTGGATCTCCTGGTAAATATGTACCGATTAAAGAGACGATCCGAGGATTCAAGGAGATTGTTGAAGGGAAACATGATGATCTTCCTGAGGCAGCCTTCCATATGGTCGGAACAATTGAAGAAGCTATTGAAAAAGCCAAAGTATTGGGGGCATAA
- the atpG gene encoding ATP synthase F1 subunit gamma, translating to MASILDIRRRIRGISNMEKITKAMKMVAAARLRKCQERVVAARPYTRQMHEILARLAQNQEEATHPLLEKRTVQTVGYVVITSDRGLCGGYNANIIRMTKNVLAEEEHEAKLIVVGRKGRDTFRHGKVEMLSEFIGIGDFPSYGLAKEIAQQVIRAYSEGVFDEVYLVYNEFISAINQQPKQIKILPIEQPEGQSGKEYIFEPSSEEILNTLLPKYVETAVFRTLLEGKASEMGSKMTAMGAASDNAKELIDSLTLQMNRARQAAITKEITEIVGGAAALE from the coding sequence GTGGCAAGTATACTTGATATTCGTCGCCGGATCCGAGGCATCAGCAATATGGAGAAGATCACCAAAGCCATGAAAATGGTGGCGGCTGCTCGGTTGCGCAAATGCCAGGAAAGGGTTGTCGCTGCCCGACCTTATACCCGTCAAATGCATGAAATATTAGCTCGTCTAGCCCAAAATCAGGAGGAGGCTACTCATCCTCTTTTGGAAAAACGAACCGTGCAAACAGTGGGATATGTGGTCATTACCTCTGATCGGGGACTTTGCGGTGGCTATAATGCGAACATAATCCGGATGACCAAAAATGTGCTCGCCGAAGAAGAACATGAGGCGAAACTTATCGTAGTCGGACGTAAGGGAAGAGATACTTTTCGGCATGGAAAAGTTGAGATGCTTTCTGAATTTATAGGTATAGGGGATTTTCCCTCATATGGCCTTGCCAAGGAGATTGCCCAACAGGTTATTCGCGCTTATAGCGAGGGTGTCTTTGATGAAGTCTACCTCGTTTATAATGAATTTATCTCAGCAATCAACCAGCAACCCAAACAAATCAAAATCTTACCGATCGAACAACCTGAGGGTCAGAGCGGTAAAGAGTATATTTTTGAACCCTCGTCAGAGGAGATTCTGAATACCTTGCTTCCAAAGTATGTGGAAACAGCAGTTTTCCGTACTTTATTGGAAGGAAAAGCAAGTGAAATGGGATCAAAAATGACGGCGATGGGTGCAGCATCTGATAATGCTAAAGAATTGATTGATAGTTTGACACTCCAGATGAACCGTGCGCGTCAAGCGGCGATTACGAAAGAAATCACCGAAATTGTCGGTGGAGCGGCTGCCCTTGAGTAG
- a CDS encoding F0F1 ATP synthase subunit delta: MLKGALARRYAQALFELAEQQDLNQIETELDQLIGLIEENAEVAHLLYHPHISLTEKKEIMDKLFSGSLSDTVRRFFYLLIDKRRENLLPDIQREFKLLADKARNIIEARISSAAPLSKTQEERLHKELVRITGKNVRMVKEVRPELIGGVIVQIGDRVMDGTVAYKLSQIRLSLGRA; encoded by the coding sequence ATGTTAAAGGGAGCTTTAGCCCGCCGGTATGCTCAGGCCTTATTTGAATTAGCTGAACAACAAGATCTGAATCAAATAGAGACCGAGCTTGACCAGCTTATAGGTTTAATAGAAGAGAATGCTGAGGTTGCGCATCTCCTTTATCATCCGCATATTTCCTTGACCGAGAAGAAAGAGATTATGGACAAGCTCTTTTCTGGAAGCTTGAGTGACACGGTTCGCCGCTTTTTCTATTTACTTATCGATAAGAGAAGAGAAAACTTGCTTCCTGATATTCAACGGGAATTTAAGTTGCTTGCAGATAAAGCGCGAAACATTATCGAAGCTAGGATATCGAGTGCTGCGCCCTTGAGCAAAACTCAAGAAGAACGTTTGCATAAGGAATTGGTCCGGATTACCGGAAAGAATGTACGCATGGTCAAGGAAGTCCGTCCCGAACTCATCGGTGGCGTAATCGTTCAAATTGGTGATCGGGTCATGGATGGAACGGTGGCCTACAAGCTTTCTCAGATTCGCCTAAGCTTAGGCCGAGCCTAA
- a CDS encoding F0F1 ATP synthase subunit epsilon: MAGTFTFHVVSPEGNVLKEEIEFVVLPGVDGDLGILPNHAPMIAALDTGVVHYTVNGNKKKLAISGGFVEVSENKATVLADTAEFAESIDVQRALEAKARAEKRLLQKAHDTDMKRAEYALRRAITRLNAADGKND, translated from the coding sequence ATGGCTGGTACATTTACTTTCCATGTGGTTTCTCCTGAAGGTAACGTCCTTAAAGAAGAGATTGAATTTGTTGTGTTACCAGGGGTAGATGGAGATCTCGGGATTTTGCCGAACCATGCTCCAATGATTGCGGCATTAGATACGGGAGTGGTTCACTACACTGTGAATGGCAACAAAAAGAAGTTAGCCATCTCTGGGGGATTTGTGGAAGTCTCTGAGAATAAGGCGACAGTGCTCGCCGATACAGCAGAATTTGCAGAGTCTATTGATGTCCAACGTGCCCTAGAGGCTAAAGCAAGAGCTGAAAAACGCTTGCTTCAAAAAGCCCATGATACAGATATGAAGCGTGCAGAATATGCACTGCGTCGAGCAATTACAAGGCTTAATGCTGCAGATGGTAAGAATGACTAA
- the sigI gene encoding RNA polymerase sigma-I factor, giving the protein MPEWELGWPWQKIKDEPLVREDFLQESQPFIRHVTNQVCHRILDWGRDEELSEALIAFNEAIDHYEEERGVPFLAYARLLIKRRLIDYYRRKKSREALPLDQEDVNQAVEIHLGLNEFREREQNQERAMEIQEFAKALAQYDLKFNDLVEVSPKHRDTRETLLRVARILANDSELWDFVVKRRKIPMRSLALKSQVHPKVLERGRKFILAVAVLIANQHDFIYLREYVLPSQRG; this is encoded by the coding sequence ATGCCTGAGTGGGAACTGGGATGGCCATGGCAAAAGATTAAAGATGAGCCTTTGGTCAGGGAGGATTTCTTACAAGAGTCCCAACCCTTTATTCGTCATGTCACCAATCAGGTCTGTCATCGAATTTTGGATTGGGGCAGGGATGAAGAATTATCAGAAGCTCTGATCGCCTTTAATGAAGCCATTGATCATTATGAGGAAGAGCGAGGCGTTCCCTTTTTAGCGTATGCTCGCTTACTTATTAAACGTCGACTAATTGACTATTACCGACGGAAAAAGTCACGGGAAGCCTTGCCACTGGATCAGGAAGATGTAAATCAAGCGGTAGAGATTCATCTGGGTTTGAATGAATTTCGTGAACGGGAGCAGAATCAGGAACGGGCAATGGAGATTCAAGAATTTGCGAAGGCTCTTGCTCAGTATGATTTAAAGTTTAACGACTTAGTAGAAGTTTCCCCAAAGCATAGAGATACTCGAGAGACACTACTTCGAGTGGCTAGAATTTTAGCTAATGACTCGGAATTATGGGACTTTGTTGTAAAAAGAAGAAAAATCCCAATGCGTTCTTTAGCCTTGAAGAGCCAGGTCCATCCCAAGGTTTTAGAACGGGGAAGAAAATTTATTTTAGCGGTGGCGGTTTTGATCGCAAACCAACATGATTTTATCTATTTGCGTGAATATGTACTTCCAAGTCAAAGGGGGTGA
- a CDS encoding murein hydrolase activator EnvC family protein, with product MKLPKGWKMGAAYFVMILILGLTALTYGLARLELMPKGQEVVAQGNDQTKEGSLKLDLGNPVKTEDQGGNKSQVKISLEDFPSPVRVEPLRGVENYFSENVNAYLFHAGRDYPLVEGAVIRATHGGKVTFAGADPILGQKVEIDCGEGWRVVYGGLDNLRVQQGEIIENNTVLGQIGYYSGADGINDRTQLHYEVWNGDQAQAE from the coding sequence ATGAAGTTGCCAAAGGGTTGGAAAATGGGGGCCGCCTATTTCGTTATGATATTGATTTTGGGTTTGACCGCTTTAACGTATGGATTAGCAAGATTAGAGTTAATGCCAAAGGGGCAGGAAGTAGTGGCTCAGGGTAACGATCAGACGAAAGAAGGATCATTGAAGCTCGATTTGGGCAATCCAGTAAAAACCGAGGATCAAGGAGGAAATAAGAGCCAAGTTAAAATATCGTTGGAGGATTTTCCAAGCCCTGTTCGAGTTGAACCGCTTCGCGGGGTAGAAAATTATTTTTCCGAAAATGTAAATGCTTATCTTTTCCATGCAGGCAGAGATTATCCACTGGTCGAAGGAGCCGTGATCAGGGCTACTCACGGAGGAAAAGTGACTTTTGCAGGAGCTGACCCGATTTTAGGTCAGAAAGTCGAGATCGATTGTGGCGAAGGTTGGCGTGTGGTCTACGGAGGACTAGACAATTTAAGAGTTCAACAAGGTGAAATAATTGAAAATAACACTGTTTTGGGCCAAATTGGGTATTATTCCGGAGCGGATGGAATAAATGATCGAACCCAACTTCATTATGAAGTTTGGAATGGAGATCAGGCACAGGCAGAATAG
- the atpA gene encoding F0F1 ATP synthase subunit alpha, producing MKLRPEEISSIIKQQIERYDNVVDVMDVGTVIEVGDGIARVYGLEKAMAGELLEFPNGVYGMAMNLEADNIGCVILGQFINIKEGDPVKRTGRIVEVPVGDAMIGRVVNALGQPIDGKGEIKTDKFRPIESQAPGVVYRKSVHEPLQTGIKSIDAIVPIGRGQRELIIGDRQTGKTAVAVDAIINQKGQDVICIYVAIGQKSSTVAGVLKTLEDHGAMDYSIIVSAPASEPAPMLYIAPYAGCAIGEEFMYNGKHVLIIYDDLTKQASAYRELSLLLKRPPGREAYPGDVFYLHSRLLERSAKLSPELGSGSMTALPIIETQAGDVSAYIPTNVISITDGQIFLETDLFNSGFRPAINVGISVSRVGGSAQIKAMKQVAGQLRLDLAQYRELAAFSQFGSDLDKVTQMRLGRGERTMEILKQAQYHTMPVEEEVVVIYAAVKGLIDDIAVDQIGRFEQEYLRFMRSVKADILTQIRTEKKLSDELDAEIAKSISEFKQGFLI from the coding sequence ATGAAATTACGTCCAGAAGAAATAAGTTCAATTATCAAACAGCAAATCGAACGTTATGATAATGTGGTTGATGTTATGGACGTGGGTACTGTTATCGAGGTCGGTGACGGGATTGCCCGCGTTTATGGATTGGAAAAGGCAATGGCTGGTGAACTCCTAGAATTCCCTAACGGAGTTTATGGAATGGCTATGAACCTTGAAGCCGATAATATTGGTTGCGTTATTTTGGGTCAGTTTATCAATATTAAAGAAGGCGACCCCGTCAAACGTACAGGACGGATCGTTGAAGTTCCGGTTGGCGATGCCATGATTGGCCGCGTTGTCAACGCTTTGGGTCAACCGATTGACGGAAAAGGGGAAATTAAGACCGATAAATTCCGACCGATTGAGTCCCAAGCTCCAGGTGTTGTTTATCGGAAATCAGTCCACGAACCCCTGCAAACAGGGATTAAATCGATCGATGCGATTGTGCCGATTGGTCGAGGTCAGCGGGAACTGATTATTGGTGACCGGCAGACAGGAAAGACGGCAGTCGCTGTTGACGCGATCATTAACCAAAAGGGACAAGATGTGATCTGCATTTATGTCGCAATTGGCCAAAAGTCCTCGACAGTAGCTGGAGTTCTTAAAACACTTGAAGATCATGGTGCGATGGATTACTCCATTATTGTTTCAGCACCAGCCTCCGAACCTGCACCGATGCTTTATATTGCACCTTATGCAGGCTGCGCTATCGGCGAGGAATTCATGTATAACGGTAAGCATGTTCTCATCATTTATGATGATCTTACGAAACAAGCTTCTGCTTATCGTGAATTGTCTCTGCTGTTAAAACGGCCACCCGGACGTGAGGCTTATCCCGGAGACGTTTTCTATCTTCATTCCCGTCTCTTGGAACGTTCCGCTAAACTTTCTCCTGAACTTGGCAGTGGCTCGATGACAGCTTTGCCGATTATTGAGACTCAAGCGGGTGACGTTTCAGCGTACATTCCTACGAATGTTATCTCGATTACCGATGGTCAGATCTTCTTGGAGACGGATCTGTTTAACTCAGGTTTCCGTCCGGCTATTAACGTGGGTATTTCTGTATCCCGTGTTGGTGGTTCGGCACAAATCAAAGCAATGAAGCAAGTCGCTGGGCAATTACGACTCGACCTTGCTCAATACCGCGAGTTGGCAGCTTTCTCTCAATTCGGTTCTGACTTAGATAAAGTAACGCAAATGCGTTTAGGCCGTGGTGAACGGACGATGGAAATTCTGAAACAAGCACAATATCATACCATGCCTGTTGAAGAAGAAGTCGTTGTCATTTATGCTGCCGTTAAAGGCTTAATTGATGATATCGCTGTCGATCAGATTGGTCGCTTTGAACAAGAGTATCTTCGGTTCATGCGCTCAGTGAAAGCTGACATCTTAACGCAAATCCGTACTGAGAAGAAACTATCGGATGAGTTAGATGCTGAGATTGCCAAATCGATTAGCGAATTCAAGCAAGGATTTCTGATCTAA
- the spoIIID gene encoding sporulation transcriptional regulator SpoIIID, translating to MQEYIRKRVLDIGNYIMESSATVRQTADVFGVSKSTVHKDVTERLPLINEKLAMEVKQILESNKAERHIRGGEATRKKYQEN from the coding sequence GTGCAAGAATATATCCGCAAGCGGGTACTCGACATTGGAAATTACATTATGGAATCCAGTGCCACAGTTAGGCAAACCGCTGATGTTTTCGGCGTTTCGAAGTCTACCGTACATAAGGATGTAACAGAGAGGCTGCCTTTAATTAACGAGAAGTTGGCGATGGAGGTTAAACAGATTCTAGAAAGTAACAAAGCAGAGCGTCATATACGAGGCGGGGAAGCGACACGGAAGAAATATCAAGAGAATTAA
- a CDS encoding rod shape-determining protein: MFGIDLGIDLGTASVLVYVKGKGIVLHEPSVVAIDKNTNKRIAVGEDARMMLGRTPGNIVAVRPMRDGVIADYVTTELMLKYFLEKAGARKFPFFKTRVVVCIPSGVTEVEERAVKQAAYQAGARQVKVIEEPYSAALGAGLDIAGPAGNMVVDIGGGTSDIAVLALGGIVTKRSLRVGGDKFDEAIIRHIRREYNLMIGERTAEEVKIAVGTAIPEGRPENAEIDVRGRDLVTGLPKTVTVNSKECYTALEESVEAIVSAVKEVLEHTPPELSADILNKGIVMTGGGSMVYGFDIRLSRETGLPVSLAEDPISCVALGTGKVLDHSF; encoded by the coding sequence ATGTTCGGAATTGATTTAGGAATTGACCTAGGAACAGCAAGTGTTTTAGTCTATGTAAAAGGAAAAGGAATTGTTTTACACGAGCCTTCGGTGGTAGCTATTGATAAGAACACAAATAAGCGAATCGCAGTGGGTGAAGATGCTCGGATGATGTTGGGACGGACTCCTGGTAATATTGTCGCGGTTCGTCCAATGCGCGATGGTGTTATCGCGGATTATGTTACAACGGAGCTTATGCTTAAGTATTTTTTGGAAAAGGCAGGCGCACGGAAATTTCCATTTTTTAAAACACGTGTGGTGGTTTGCATTCCTTCTGGTGTCACTGAGGTTGAGGAGCGTGCAGTTAAACAAGCAGCTTATCAAGCAGGAGCAAGACAGGTCAAAGTCATCGAAGAACCTTATTCGGCAGCGTTAGGTGCAGGACTGGATATTGCTGGACCTGCGGGGAACATGGTTGTTGATATTGGGGGAGGAACATCCGATATTGCGGTTCTCGCTTTAGGGGGAATAGTAACCAAACGAAGTCTTCGCGTGGGCGGCGATAAATTCGATGAAGCGATCATTCGTCATATTCGTCGTGAATATAATTTAATGATTGGAGAGCGTACGGCAGAAGAAGTCAAAATTGCTGTAGGTACTGCGATTCCTGAAGGCCGTCCTGAAAATGCAGAAATAGATGTGCGTGGGCGTGACCTTGTTACAGGATTACCCAAAACAGTTACGGTGAATTCCAAGGAATGTTACACCGCCCTCGAAGAATCAGTGGAAGCTATTGTTAGTGCAGTAAAAGAGGTTCTCGAGCATACTCCGCCTGAACTTTCAGCGGATATATTGAATAAAGGGATTGTTATGACTGGCGGGGGATCGATGGTTTATGGATTTGATATTCGATTGTCTAGAGAGACGGGGTTACCTGTTAGTTTAGCTGAAGATCCCATTTCTTGTGTTGCGTTAGGAACAGGGAAGGTTTTGGATCATAGTTTTTAA
- the murA gene encoding UDP-N-acetylglucosamine 1-carboxyvinyltransferase — protein MSRLIVTGGNSLEGTITVSGAKNAVLPIIAASLLSPEPLRIDDAPHLLDVDVMCEVISSFGSQVKRVGSQLFINTSEITEIQAPHELVSKMRASIVTMGPLLARTGHVRISHPGGCAIGSRPINWHLKGLEALGAEVRMEHGFLDVSATVLKGTRIYLDFPSVGATENIMMAAAGAEGTTLIENAAQEPEIVDLANFLNQMGGKVRGAGTSVIHIEGVREFHGANHTVIPDRIEAGSYLLMAAAAGGDVLVQNVIADHNKPLLAKMSEAGIDFREEDDGIRVRGNGHYHAVDIKTQVHPGFPTDLQAPFLALLCTAQGTGMVTETVFENRFMHVDELKRMGADIKIEGRSAIVQGVERLTGAPVKATDLRAGAALILSALTAEGETEISGVEHIDRGYEDIENKLNRIGANIRRMA, from the coding sequence TTGAGTAGACTAATTGTTACTGGCGGAAATTCTTTAGAAGGAACGATTACCGTCAGTGGAGCTAAAAATGCAGTTCTGCCAATTATCGCGGCCAGCTTGCTGTCACCTGAGCCTTTGCGAATTGATGATGCTCCGCATCTATTGGATGTTGATGTGATGTGCGAAGTTATTAGTTCTTTTGGATCTCAGGTTAAGCGGGTAGGATCGCAGTTATTCATAAATACGTCTGAAATTACAGAAATTCAAGCACCACATGAGTTGGTCTCAAAAATGCGAGCCTCGATCGTAACAATGGGTCCTCTGCTTGCAAGGACAGGTCATGTACGGATTTCACATCCGGGTGGTTGTGCTATTGGATCACGCCCTATTAATTGGCATTTAAAGGGACTTGAAGCTTTAGGGGCAGAAGTTCGGATGGAACACGGCTTTCTTGATGTCAGTGCCACTGTTTTAAAGGGCACTCGAATTTATCTCGATTTTCCGAGCGTAGGAGCCACAGAGAATATCATGATGGCTGCGGCCGGAGCTGAAGGGACAACACTCATTGAGAATGCAGCACAAGAACCTGAAATTGTTGACCTTGCGAATTTCCTTAACCAAATGGGGGGGAAAGTTCGTGGCGCAGGGACCAGTGTGATTCATATTGAGGGGGTCCGAGAATTTCATGGTGCAAATCATACGGTAATTCCTGATCGGATTGAAGCGGGTAGTTACCTATTAATGGCTGCAGCGGCGGGTGGGGATGTCCTCGTTCAAAACGTAATTGCAGATCATAATAAACCTCTTCTTGCTAAGATGAGTGAAGCAGGAATAGACTTCCGAGAAGAAGATGATGGAATACGAGTTCGAGGAAATGGACATTATCACGCTGTAGATATTAAAACCCAGGTCCACCCCGGTTTCCCAACCGACCTTCAAGCTCCTTTCTTAGCACTTCTCTGTACAGCGCAAGGGACAGGAATGGTGACAGAAACTGTTTTTGAAAACCGTTTTATGCATGTTGATGAACTTAAACGCATGGGTGCAGATATTAAAATCGAGGGCCGAAGTGCAATCGTGCAAGGAGTTGAACGCTTGACTGGAGCACCAGTGAAGGCTACAGATCTCCGAGCCGGTGCGGCTTTGATTTTATCAGCATTGACGGCAGAAGGAGAAACTGAGATCTCTGGGGTGGAACACATTGACCGAGGATATGAAGATATAGAAAATAAGCTCAACAGAATTGGAGCTAATATTCGCAGGATGGCCTAA